A genomic segment from Phycisphaerales bacterium AB-hyl4 encodes:
- a CDS encoding Na(+)/H(+) antiporter subunit B — protein MVLLDLLLGLMVVLLAVAALSVRGAFAAVVLFIVYGMMVAVGWVRMGSPDVALAEAAIGAGITGALLLEAVGAVQRGNGER, from the coding sequence ATGGTGTTGCTTGATTTGTTGCTGGGTTTGATGGTGGTGCTGCTGGCGGTGGCGGCGCTGTCGGTGCGCGGGGCGTTTGCGGCGGTGGTGCTGTTTATTGTGTATGGCATGATGGTGGCGGTGGGGTGGGTGCGGATGGGCTCGCCGGACGTTGCGTTGGCGGAGGCGGCGATCGGCGCGGGGATCACGGGGGCGCTGTTGCTGGAAGCGGTCGGTGCGGTTCAGCGGGGAAACGGTGAGCGATGA
- a CDS encoding cation:proton antiporter has translation MLLNGLTVLFVIVGLVFFTLGTVGLLRFADVHSRLHALTKADNLGLGFVVLGLMFQVESVPVGVKLAMIWLLVLLASTSACYLVAEQGLRGLSGLRSRGER, from the coding sequence ATGCTGCTCAACGGGCTGACGGTGCTGTTCGTGATAGTGGGGCTGGTGTTTTTTACGCTGGGCACGGTGGGGTTGCTGCGCTTTGCGGATGTGCACAGTCGGCTGCACGCGCTGACGAAGGCGGACAACCTCGGGCTGGGGTTTGTCGTGCTGGGGTTGATGTTTCAAGTTGAGAGTGTGCCCGTGGGGGTGAAGCTGGCGATGATCTGGTTGCTGGTGCTGCTGGCGTCGACGAGCGCGTGTTACCTTGTGGCGGAGCAGGGGCTAAGGGGATTGAGTGGGTTGCGGTCGCGTGGTGAGCGGTGA
- a CDS encoding monovalent cation/H+ antiporter complex subunit F, with the protein MNWFYLAATAWLLINVAGGMVRVLRGPTAADRMLSAQLFGTTGVAVLLLLSEAMAIGAVRDVALVLAMLAAVATIAFTQRAWGGGSASEGEES; encoded by the coding sequence ATGAACTGGTTTTACCTTGCAGCGACGGCGTGGCTGTTGATCAATGTGGCGGGGGGGATGGTGCGTGTGTTGCGTGGGCCGACGGCGGCGGACCGGATGCTGTCGGCTCAACTGTTCGGGACGACGGGGGTGGCGGTGCTGCTGCTGCTCAGCGAGGCGATGGCGATCGGGGCGGTGCGCGATGTGGCGCTGGTGCTGGCGATGCTGGCGGCGGTGGCGACGATCGCGTTTACGCAGCGGGCGTGGGGCGGTGGGTCGGCGTCGGAGGGTGAAGAATCATGA